One Acutalibacter muris DNA window includes the following coding sequences:
- a CDS encoding oligosaccharide flippase family protein translates to MTKKKFFLQGALLTLVSLFLRITNMGYRSYLSQQIGAKGMGLYQLIFSIFMLTVTLSTSGISLAVTRMVTAALAKGRGETVRSVVAKCFGFCLTISVCIAVGLFLTADFAAGIFLGDPTAAPCLRILGFGLPFMSMCTCMKGYFLAVDESLSTAVSDALEQILTIGATVFFFWEFAPQSIESACLAAMAASTLGEAVSFAVSWCAYRRSIRRHTPKRGEKSSGVLRSLGHIALPCTLSSAARSLLNTGENLLIPRELQKYGLGYSASLSQYGLLQGMAMPMLYFPSSFLTSFASLLIPKIAKERELSHKNAVAYISGRAVQAALAFGMFFAALFMAFGDSWGQAFYKSDSAGQYLRILAPLVPLTYLDVVVDNLLKGLDEQFNSMKYNFTDSLIRVILVLCFLRFFGMESYVCILFFSTIFNASLSLHRLMKVSHLHISVVQHILLPMFCAVLAVGLSRLLLVNLVISNRFLQVFIQTVTAGALFAVSYLGIGQWVMQVKTSALQTEK, encoded by the coding sequence ATGACTAAGAAAAAATTTTTTCTCCAGGGAGCTTTGCTTACCCTAGTATCCCTATTCCTGCGCATCACCAATATGGGGTACCGCTCCTATCTGTCCCAGCAGATAGGAGCAAAGGGCATGGGGCTTTATCAGCTTATATTCTCCATATTCATGCTCACGGTGACCCTTTCCACCTCCGGCATAAGCCTGGCTGTGACAAGGATGGTAACCGCTGCGCTGGCAAAGGGCAGGGGAGAGACGGTGCGCTCCGTTGTGGCAAAGTGCTTTGGGTTCTGCCTGACCATCAGTGTCTGTATAGCGGTGGGCCTATTTTTAACCGCGGACTTTGCGGCGGGGATTTTTCTCGGGGATCCTACGGCCGCGCCTTGCCTGAGAATATTAGGGTTTGGGCTTCCATTTATGTCCATGTGCACCTGTATGAAGGGCTATTTTCTGGCCGTTGACGAATCGCTCTCAACCGCGGTTTCCGACGCTTTGGAGCAGATACTTACCATCGGCGCGACAGTGTTTTTCTTTTGGGAATTTGCCCCGCAGAGTATAGAGTCCGCGTGTCTGGCCGCTATGGCGGCATCGACCCTGGGCGAGGCGGTCTCCTTTGCAGTAAGCTGGTGCGCGTATAGGAGAAGTATCCGCAGACACACGCCCAAAAGAGGGGAAAAGAGCAGCGGCGTGCTTCGCAGTCTGGGGCATATTGCGCTGCCCTGTACACTCAGCTCCGCCGCAAGAAGCCTGCTGAATACTGGGGAGAACCTGCTGATACCACGGGAACTGCAAAAGTATGGCCTTGGCTACTCAGCCTCCTTGTCCCAGTATGGGCTTTTACAGGGTATGGCAATGCCAATGCTATACTTTCCGTCTTCATTTTTGACATCCTTTGCCTCACTGTTGATACCGAAGATTGCGAAGGAACGGGAGTTGAGCCATAAAAACGCGGTTGCATATATATCGGGGCGGGCCGTGCAGGCAGCTCTGGCCTTTGGAATGTTCTTTGCGGCGCTTTTTATGGCTTTCGGAGACAGCTGGGGCCAGGCGTTTTACAAAAGCGATAGTGCTGGCCAGTACCTTCGGATACTAGCTCCACTGGTTCCCTTGACATATTTGGATGTAGTGGTTGACAATCTCCTAAAAGGTCTGGACGAACAATTCAATTCCATGAAATATAACTTTACAGATTCACTGATACGCGTTATACTGGTATTATGTTTTTTGCGCTTTTTCGGAATGGAGAGTTATGTATGTATACTATTTTTCAGCACGATTTTTAACGCATCCTTGAGCCTGCACCGGTTAATGAAGGTAAGCCATCTGCACATTTCCGTAGTTCAGCATATTCTGCTTCCAATGTTCTGTGCGGTTCTGGCAGTAGGTTTGAGCAGATTGCTATTAGTAAATTTAGTTATATCCAACAGATTCTTGCAGGTCTTTATTCAAACAGTCACGGCCGGAGCCCTATTTGCCGTGAGCTATTTGGGGATAGGACAATGGGTAATGCAGGTTAAAACATCAGCGCTGCAAACAGAGAAATAA
- the prmA gene encoding 50S ribosomal protein L11 methyltransferase → MSENWTEIKICVPSSKADLAGDIANMTVPHGIYIEDYSDLEEKALEIAHIDLIDEELLAKDRTKAIIHIYISPEDNPTEAISFLEERLSSCGIEYSIDRVDCAMDDWLNNWKKYFKPIPVGKKLLIRPIWEEDFDNMGRAVLNLEPGLAFGTGTHETTRLCMELIEEYLTPGTDFLDVGCGSGILSVAALLLGAGSAVGVDIDPLAVKTAAENARLNGVEGKFIGICGNLADRVSGKYQMVAANIVADIVIELSCSVPEFLAPNGVYIISGIIDTREQDVLDALAGRFTVLQRKTERGWVAMALKVKER, encoded by the coding sequence ATGAGTGAAAACTGGACCGAGATAAAAATATGCGTGCCCTCGTCAAAGGCTGACCTTGCCGGGGACATTGCCAATATGACGGTGCCTCATGGTATCTATATTGAGGACTACTCCGATTTAGAAGAAAAAGCCCTGGAAATAGCCCATATTGACCTGATAGACGAGGAGCTGCTTGCCAAGGACCGCACCAAGGCCATCATACATATATATATTAGCCCCGAGGACAACCCCACCGAAGCGATCTCTTTTCTTGAGGAGCGGTTGAGCTCCTGCGGTATCGAGTACAGCATCGACCGGGTGGACTGCGCCATGGACGACTGGCTAAACAACTGGAAGAAATATTTTAAGCCTATACCCGTGGGCAAAAAGCTGCTTATACGCCCCATCTGGGAGGAGGACTTTGACAACATGGGCCGCGCCGTGCTGAACCTGGAGCCCGGCTTGGCCTTCGGTACTGGCACCCACGAAACCACACGGCTCTGTATGGAGCTTATCGAAGAGTACCTGACCCCCGGAACAGATTTCCTTGACGTGGGATGCGGCAGCGGCATACTGTCCGTGGCCGCGTTGCTGCTGGGCGCGGGCTCCGCTGTTGGTGTGGATATAGACCCTCTGGCGGTAAAGACCGCAGCCGAAAATGCCCGGCTCAACGGCGTTGAAGGAAAGTTCATCGGTATCTGCGGCAATCTCGCGGATAGGGTCTCCGGGAAGTACCAGATGGTAGCCGCGAACATTGTGGCCGATATCGTAATCGAGCTGAGCTGCTCTGTGCCGGAGTTTCTTGCACCCAATGGAGTGTACATCATCAGCGGCATTATCGACACCAGGGAGCAGGATGTACTGGATGCGCTGGCGGGCAGGTTCACCGTCCTACAGCGGAAAACGGAGCGAGGCTGGGTGGCAATGGCACTGAAAGTGAAGGAAAGGTAA
- a CDS encoding GNAT family N-acetyltransferase: protein MNIALETDRIRLRTWHMEDLQDFYNYAKDPDVGPWAGWEPHGSIEDSRKRLSRWVNNTDENDIKLAVENKENGRVIGSIGIEPDGSRPDVKGCRNLGYVLGKDYWGQGLMTEAVRAAIDYAFRALKLRLLTVNHYTINQRSRRVIEKSGFTYEGTLRSGSVIYNGEERDLCCYSMRAWEYWAMRAKEAGFSLELPENTDRIELENMQREFIEVDKDVTPFGLDPKDMSFERWLERSIAWRFVVPKPTYAKSTLYILNSQHTGPTGALDLRHYLTERLLNGGGNIGYGIRPSQRGNGFAPYMLGLGIEKAKERNVSKVLVCCDDNNPGSAHTIEDCGGELENLIDGLRRYWITI from the coding sequence ATGAATATTGCGCTGGAAACAGACCGAATACGATTACGCACCTGGCATATGGAGGATTTGCAGGATTTCTACAATTACGCCAAGGATCCAGACGTTGGCCCTTGGGCGGGCTGGGAGCCCCATGGGAGCATAGAGGATTCCCGGAAAAGACTCAGTAGGTGGGTAAACAATACTGACGAAAATGACATCAAGCTGGCTGTTGAGAATAAAGAAAACGGCAGGGTAATCGGTTCTATAGGCATTGAGCCTGACGGCAGCCGTCCAGACGTTAAGGGTTGTCGGAACCTTGGATATGTACTTGGCAAGGACTATTGGGGCCAGGGGCTCATGACCGAGGCGGTCCGCGCCGCTATAGACTATGCCTTCCGAGCGCTGAAGCTGAGACTGCTGACCGTCAACCACTACACCATAAACCAGCGTTCCCGCAGGGTGATAGAGAAGTCCGGCTTCACGTACGAGGGCACTCTGCGTTCCGGCAGCGTAATCTATAACGGCGAGGAACGCGACCTGTGCTGCTACTCCATGCGCGCCTGGGAATACTGGGCGATGCGTGCAAAGGAAGCTGGGTTTTCACTGGAGCTGCCAGAGAATACCGACCGTATAGAGCTTGAGAATATGCAGCGTGAGTTCATCGAAGTTGACAAAGACGTTACCCCCTTCGGTCTGGACCCAAAGGATATGAGCTTTGAGCGATGGCTGGAGCGCAGTATAGCTTGGCGTTTTGTTGTGCCGAAGCCCACATATGCTAAATCAACGCTGTACATACTCAACAGCCAGCATACCGGCCCCACAGGCGCACTGGACCTGCGTCACTATCTCACCGAGCGTCTCCTGAACGGCGGCGGAAACATCGGCTACGGCATCCGCCCTAGCCAGCGTGGGAACGGCTTTGCGCCATACATGCTGGGGCTGGGTATTGAGAAAGCTAAGGAGAGGAATGTAAGTAAGGTTCTGGTCTGCTGTGACGACAATAATCCAGGTTCCGCACACACTATTGAGGATTGCGGCGGCGAATTAGAAAACTTAATCGACGGCCTACGGCGCTACTGGATAACAATATAA
- a CDS encoding cupin domain-containing protein translates to MEFIHKSAVPSLSNPGVISRQLLNPDNSSSTRVTITEVHLEPGACQPRHVHDCSEQIWYALQGSGKLLFESGTEMQFNAGDVVRFGDGDIHGLQNDVQEKFVYLSVTAPPIHFGYAYQDKNNEEGD, encoded by the coding sequence ATGGAGTTTATTCATAAAAGCGCTGTGCCCTCACTTAGCAACCCCGGTGTGATTTCCCGTCAGCTGCTGAACCCAGATAACTCCTCCAGCACCCGGGTCACCATCACAGAGGTGCATTTGGAGCCAGGCGCCTGTCAGCCCCGGCACGTCCATGATTGCTCGGAGCAGATATGGTACGCCCTACAAGGCTCGGGCAAGCTGCTGTTTGAAAGCGGCACAGAGATGCAGTTCAACGCCGGAGATGTGGTCCGCTTCGGAGATGGGGATATCCATGGGCTGCAAAATGACGTACAGGAGAAATTTGTGTACCTGTCAGTTACTGCTCCGCCCATACACTTTGGGTATGCCTATCAAGATAAAAATAACGAAGAAGGAGACTAG